The nucleotide window TGTGCATAACACACGAGGAGGAACATGAACATGGAACAAGGTACAGTAAAATGGTTTAACGCAGAAAAAGGATTTGGTTTTATCGAACGCGAAAACGGTGACGATGTATTCGTACATTTCAGCGCTATCCAAGGCGACGGATTCAAATCTTTAGACGAAGGTCAAGCAGTAACTTTCGACGTTGAAGAAGGCCAACGCGGACCTCAAGCAGCTAACGTTCAAAAAGCGTAATTCTATTTTTTGAATAAGAAAAAGCAAATCATTTCGGTGATTTGCTTTTTTATTTGTCTAAAATCACTTTTCCTTGTTTGGTATAACGAGAATTGTTTGCTATAATAAGAACAATTAAATTAGAAAAAAGATTACGTTTGCGCTTCTAGTGAGCGATTCTTTGGAAAGTGAGTTGTTTTTATTTTGGATCTTTTAAAAATAAAGGGTCCTTCCTTTATCAAACAATTGGATATAAAAGAATTAGAAGCACTTGCAGCAGATATTCGCGCATTTTTAATTACTTCTACATCGAATTCGGGTGGGCATATTGGTCCAAACCTCGGCGTTGTAGAACTAACGATTGCACTTCATTATACTTTTACAAGTCCAAAAGATAAATTTATTTGGGATGTTGGGCATCAATCTTATGTGCATAAAATCCTGACAGGAAGGGCGAGTAAGTTTGAAACATTGCGGCAGCATGGTGGCTTAGATGGTTTTCCGAAAAGAAAAGAGTCCAAGCATGATGTGTTTGAAACTGGCCATAGTTCGACTTCTCTTTCAGCAGCCGCTGGAATGGTTATTGCAAGGGATATAAAACAAGAAGGTTTCTATGTGATTCCTGTGATTGGAGACGGAGCATTAACCGGTGGGATGGCGCTTGAAGCTCTCAATCATATTGGAGACATGGGTAAAGATATGATTGTTATTTTGAATGATAATGACATGTCCATTGCACCAAACGTAGGCGCACTTCAAAGTGTACTCAGAAAATTAAGGAAGTCAGATAAATTTAATCCTACAAGGAAAGAGTTAGACAAAATGATTCGGAAAGTACCAACTACTGGTGAGGAACTGGCCGATGCAACTGAAAAAATAAAAGATAGTGTGAAGCATTTACTTGTCGAGGGAACTTTTTTTGAAGAATTAGGCTTTATGTACCTTGGACCTGTGGATGGACATAATTTGCAAGATATCATCACTCATTTAGAGATTGCTAAAAGAATAAAAGGGCCTGTATTGCTCCATATCGTCACAAAAAAAGGAAAAGGGTATCAGCCGGCCGAATTAGATGAACGTGGAACCTGGCATGGTACAGGGCCATATAAAGTCGAAACTGGAAGCTTTATTAAGCCAGTTGTATCTGCACCATCATGGAGCTCGATTATTAGTAAAGAGTTAATGCGTCTGGCGGCAGAAGATGAAAGAATCGTGGCAATTACACCTGCAATGCCTGTTGGTTCGAAGTTAGAAAAATTTGCAGCAGCGTTTCCCGAGCGCTTTTTCGATGTGGGGATAGCGGAGCAGCACGCGACGACTATGGCGGCTGGATTAGCCATACAAGGTATGAAACCTTTTTTGGCCATTTATTCCACTTTTTTACAAAGGGCCTATGATCAAGTCGTGCATGATGTTTGTCGTCAAAAATTAAATGTCATATTTGGGATTGATCGTGCCGGACTTGTTGGCGCTGATGGGGAAACGCATCAAGGTGTTTTTGATATTTCCTTTTTGAGCAGTATTCCAAATATGATTATTACCATGCCAAAAGATGAAGCGGAAGCCAAGCAATTGATGGACACTGCTTTTGCTTATGATAAAGGACCGATAGCGATACGTTATCCGCGAGGCAATGGTCCTGGAGTGAAACCGAATTTATCTACGGAACTGATACCAATTGGTGAATGGGAGACGGTTATCGAGCCAGTAGATGCAGTGATTTTAACTTTTGGTCCGACTGTTCCATTGGCACTCGAGGCAGCTAAACGACTTTCAGCTGCCGGAAAACAAGTAGGGGTCATCAATGCTCGCTTCATCAAACCACTCGACGAAGCGTTGTTACATCAAATTATGCAATTAAACATTCCAATTTTAACTGTGGAAGAATCCTTGTTAAAAGGCGGATTTGGCGCTAGTGTGTTAGAATTTATGGAATTGAATAATTATACTAATCTTAGTTTACATCGGATTGGTTTTCCAGATGCATTTATCCATCATGGTTCTGTAAAATTAATACTTGAATCATATGGTATATCTGAATCTGGCATTGTATTAAAAATAAATGAAATGCTCGCACAAAGCGAGAAGTTAAGGGCGAAGAGACTATGACAATAAAAAAAGAGCGAGCAGACATTCTGCTAGTAGACAAAGGATTATTTGAAACAAGAGAAAAAGCGAAACGTGCGATTATGGCGGGTATAGTTTACCGAAAAGAAGAGCGTGTTGATAAACCAGGAGAAAAAATTCCGGTGGATAGTGAGCTTCAAGTTAAAGGTAAACAAATGCCATATGTCAGTCGTGGCGGCCTTAAATTAGAAAAAGCTTTAGAAGTATTTGAGTTTGATGTTAAAGATAAATTAATGCTTGATATCGGGGCTTCTACCGGTGGATTTACGGACTGTGCTCTGCAAAATGGAGCAAGACATTCCTATGCACTTGATGTCGGTTATAATCAGCTTGCATGGAAATTACGTAATGATGATCGTGTTACTGTTATGGAACGAACTAATTTTCGTCACGTTACTCCAGCTGATTTTACAGAAGGGTTAGCCGATTTTGCGACGATTGATGTCTCGTTTATTTCTTTAAAATTAATCTTGCCTGTGCTTAGAACTGTTCTTGTAACAGGCGGCGATGTCATGACTTTGATTAAGCCACAATTTGAAGCTGGTCGAGAACAGGTTGGGAAAAAAGGGATTATTCGTGATCCAGCAGTACATCAATCAGTTGTAGAGCATATAGTTCAATTTGCACTAGATAACGGTTATGATTTAATGGGACTGGATTATTCACCGATTACAGGTGGGGAAGGGAACATCGAATTTATTGCTCACCTAAAATGGACAGGTGAAGCAACCGGGACAAATCAGTTATCTTCTGATGCAATAACCCAACTTGTTTCTAAAGCACATAAAAAACTAGATAAATAATGTATACCGGAAAGCAGAGATGTTTTCTGGTTTTTGCTTTTATCATGCGAGTTTGGCTCATTCAGCCATGTATTTTCGATGTATAAAGTATTAAAGCAATATTTCTTGCATAATTTTGCACTAATTCCGTGACTTTATGCGTTTTTTCGGATAAGATGTAAGTAGAAAATTATCGTGAGGTGAAGAAGGAATGAATAAAGGTCATCGTCATATTATTATTCGAGAATTGATTACATCTAATGAGATTGACACGCAAGAAGATTTAGTAGAACTTCTATTAGAACGCGATGTTAAAGTCACCCAGGCAACCGTTTCCCGTGATATTAAAGAACTTCATCTTGTCAAAGTTCCAACACAAACGGGTGGCTATAAGTATAGTTTACCTGCCGATAATAGCTTTAATCCACATCAAAAACTAAAACGCACATTAATTGACTGCTTTATTGGCATCGATACTGTGCAATTTATGATTATTTTAAAAGTAATGCCAGGAAATGGGAATTCTGTTGGTGCGCTAATAGATAACCTGGACTGGCCAGAAAAAGCAGGAACCCTGTGCGGAGACGATACCTGCCTGATTATTTGTCGCTCGGAAGAAAATGCAAAAACATTAACAGATCGTTTTATAGATATGCTTTAAAAATGGTTGGAGGTGAATGATATTGCTTCAAGAAATGACAATTAAAAACTTTGCTATCATCGAATCGCTGTCTTTGAGTTTCAGGGAAGGGATGACAGTATTAACGGGGGAGACCGGCGCAGGTAAATCAATTATTATTGATGCGCTTGGTCTTCTTGTTGGCGGGCGCGGCTCCACAGATTTTATTCGTCACGGCGAAGAACGACTCGAATTACAAGGGCTATTTGCACTAGCAGAAGATAATTTGGCGTGCCGAGATGCGCTTTTGGAACATGGAATAGATGCAACAGATGATATGGTTGTTTTAGAACGCAGCTTATTTCGGTCAGGTAAAAATAGTTGTCGGATTAACGGCAAGTTGGTTACTACCGTGTTACTTCGTCAAATAGGTTCTAAATTAATTGATATCCATAGCCAACATGAACACCAAGAACTAATGAATGAGGAATTCCATTTATCATTGCTAGATCGTTTTGCTGCTGATAAAATCAAACCAGCGTTAACGAAATACCAAGCGAAATTTAAAGAGTACCAATCCATTTCAAAAGAATGGCAAAATTGGACGAAAAATGAACGTGAACTTGCGCAACGTCTTGATATGCTCCGTTTTCAACAAAAAGAAATCGAAAATGCTAATTTACAAGCCGGTGAAGAAGATCGTTTACTAGAACAAAAAAATATTCTAGCTAATTTTGAAAAATTAAATGAAAACTTACAAGGTGCTTATACAGCCATTCAGGGTGAGCCAGGTGGACTTGAGTTTATTGGAGAAGCGATGCGCCAGATGGATTCCGCTGCCAGTATTCATACGGATTATAAAGCAGTTAGTGAAGCAATTTCATCTAGTTATTATATGTTAGAAGATAGTATGAGCCAAATTAGGCAATCACTCGATCAATTAGAGTTTCAACCAGAAGAACTTAACCAAATCGAATCACGCCTAAATGATCTCAACCAATTGAAACGCAAGTATGGCAAAACAATTGAAGATATCATTCACTACGAACAAGAAATTAGTAGTGAAATGGAGAAGTTAACAGATAGTGAGTCACATGTTGGTCACTTAGAAACCAAACTAGCCAACTTAAAGGCGGAACTTACAAAACAAGCAGCCATATTAACTGACATCCGTAAAAAGGCGGCGACGACACTAGAAAAACAAATTAAACAAGAACTAAACCAACTTTATATGGAAAAAGCGATTTTTAGCGTTCGTTTTGAAACAGAAAAAATGGAATTGACAGAAACAGGACAAGATAGCATCGTTTTTTATATGTCTACCAACCCTGGCGAACCGTTAAAACCACTTGCGAAAATTGCTTCAGGTGGAGAATTGTCCCGGATGATGTTAGCTCTTAAAACCATTTTCTCTAGACACCAAGGAATCACCTCAATTATTTTTGATGAAGTTGATACAGGTGTAAGTGGTCGTGTTGGTCAAGCGATTGCAGAGAAAATTTATGCTGTTTCCGTTGGCTCACAAGTTCTTTGCATCAGTCATTTGCCACAAGTTGCTGCAATGGCTAACCATCATTATTACATCACCAAAAAAGTTCAAAACAAACGTACAACGACTTCAGTTACTATCCTAACAGGTGATGAAAAAGTAGAAGAAATTAGCCGAATGATTGCAGGGATTGAAGTGACAGAACTAACTAAACAACATGCAAAAGAAATGATCGAACAAGCGGAAAAAGTAAAAGAAACTTATTAAAAAAACGAAATTGCTTGCATATCGAATAGTTTTTGCTTAAAATGAATAAGGTAATAAATTATTACCTGGTCATAAAAACAACTACTAATTTCGAAATGCGGCTTTTTTGCGCGAAAAAGGAGTTATTTTATGACAAAAAACAGATTTTTTTCAGAGAAAGTAGAAACTAGTTCTTTCGTTTTTGCAGTAGCCGGTGCGGATGATGAAGTAGTTTTAGAAACAATTCGTTTGGCATTGAAACAAAAGTTAGGTAAGTTCTTATTATTTGGGAAAAATGAAGACAAAACTCTAACGGCAAATGAAGAAGTTACTTGGATTCAAGCAGATACAGCTGAAGAAGTAGCTCAAGGTGCCATTTTAGCAGTAAAAAACAAAGAAGCAGATATTTTGGTGAAAGGGTTTATTCCGACAGCTACTTTAATGCATCATGTGTTAAAAAAAGAAAATGGACTTAGAACCGGAAATTTACTAAGCCAGATTGCTATTTTCGATATCCCGACATATCATAAACCGCTATTATTAACGGATTGCGCAATGAATGTCGCACCAGAAACGAAAGAGAAAATAGCTATTACTGAAAATGCAGTAAGTACTGCAAATAAAATTGGTATATGGAATCCAAAAATCGTTTTGCTAAGCGCAGTGGAAGAGATCACAGATAAAATGACTTCTACGGTTGAAGCAAATGAAGTAGTTAATCATTTTGGGGATACGTTAGCAATTGCTGGACCGCTCGCACTTGATGTAGCCATTTCCAAAGAAGCAGCTCTTCATAAAGGCATCAAAAGCAGTGTAGCGGGAGAAGCTGATATTTTGATTGCACCGAATATAGAAACTGGTAACGTACTTTATAAATCACTTGTTTATTTTGCGGGTGCTAGAGTGGGAAGTGCTATCGTTGGAGCAAAAGTGCCAATTGTTATCTCTTCTAGAAATGATACTCCTGAAAATAAATTAGCTTCATTTATACTAACTGTCAGAATGGTTGGAAAAAGATGAAATAATGTGAATAGACGGACTTTAACAATCTGAATGCAAAGGCTTTTATTTGATTAGAGCCTACGTGTTACAATAGTCTTTGGGAAAATGATAACCATAACATTTTTCACAATTAAATTTGGAGGAAATCAAATGTCTTTTGATGTTTTGACAATAAATCCTGGTTCCACTTCCACAAAACTTGCTGTCTATCAAGGCGACAAATTACTTTTTGAAGAAACAATCAGACACGGAATGCAAGAACTAGCCAATTTTAATAATGTGCAAGAACAATTTGATTTTAGATGGCAAGTGTTGCGACGAGTGATTAATGCGTTTGGTTATGCTGTGGAAAATTTAGATGCAGTAGTTGGTCGCGGGGGATTACTTCGGCCGGTTGCTGGTGGTACATATAAAGTCACTGAAAAGATGATAGCAGATTTAGAAGTTAATAAATACGGTGAACATGCTTCTAATCTTGGAGCAATGCTAGCCAAGAAATTAGCAGATAGTCTTGATATTCCAAGCTTCATTGTTGATCCAGTGGTAGTCGATGAAATGCAACCGATTGCGAGATTTTCTGGAAATGAGCTTATTGAGAGAAAAAGTATTTTTCACGCATTAAATCATAAAGCAGCTGGACGAAAAATTGCTAAACAATTGGGCTCTGATTACGAAAAAATGAATTTTGTTATCGCGCATCTCGGTGGTGGGATTTCTGTTGCTGCACATAAGCAAGGCAAAGCAGTAGATGTGAACAATGCCTTAGATGGTGATGGTCCTTTTAGCCCTG belongs to Listeria ivanovii subsp. ivanovii and includes:
- a CDS encoding cold-shock protein; translated protein: MEQGTVKWFNAEKGFGFIERENGDDVFVHFSAIQGDGFKSLDEGQAVTFDVEEGQRGPQAANVQKA
- a CDS encoding TlyA family RNA methyltransferase, whose protein sequence is MTIKKERADILLVDKGLFETREKAKRAIMAGIVYRKEERVDKPGEKIPVDSELQVKGKQMPYVSRGGLKLEKALEVFEFDVKDKLMLDIGASTGGFTDCALQNGARHSYALDVGYNQLAWKLRNDDRVTVMERTNFRHVTPADFTEGLADFATIDVSFISLKLILPVLRTVLVTGGDVMTLIKPQFEAGREQVGKKGIIRDPAVHQSVVEHIVQFALDNGYDLMGLDYSPITGGEGNIEFIAHLKWTGEATGTNQLSSDAITQLVSKAHKKLDK
- the ahrC gene encoding transcriptional regulator AhrC/ArgR, yielding MNKGHRHIIIRELITSNEIDTQEDLVELLLERDVKVTQATVSRDIKELHLVKVPTQTGGYKYSLPADNSFNPHQKLKRTLIDCFIGIDTVQFMIILKVMPGNGNSVGALIDNLDWPEKAGTLCGDDTCLIICRSEENAKTLTDRFIDML
- the recN gene encoding DNA repair protein RecN, with translation MLQEMTIKNFAIIESLSLSFREGMTVLTGETGAGKSIIIDALGLLVGGRGSTDFIRHGEERLELQGLFALAEDNLACRDALLEHGIDATDDMVVLERSLFRSGKNSCRINGKLVTTVLLRQIGSKLIDIHSQHEHQELMNEEFHLSLLDRFAADKIKPALTKYQAKFKEYQSISKEWQNWTKNERELAQRLDMLRFQQKEIENANLQAGEEDRLLEQKNILANFEKLNENLQGAYTAIQGEPGGLEFIGEAMRQMDSAASIHTDYKAVSEAISSSYYMLEDSMSQIRQSLDQLEFQPEELNQIESRLNDLNQLKRKYGKTIEDIIHYEQEISSEMEKLTDSESHVGHLETKLANLKAELTKQAAILTDIRKKAATTLEKQIKQELNQLYMEKAIFSVRFETEKMELTETGQDSIVFYMSTNPGEPLKPLAKIASGGELSRMMLALKTIFSRHQGITSIIFDEVDTGVSGRVGQAIAEKIYAVSVGSQVLCISHLPQVAAMANHHYYITKKVQNKRTTTSVTILTGDEKVEEISRMIAGIEVTELTKQHAKEMIEQAEKVKETY
- a CDS encoding phosphate acyltransferase, whose product is MTKNRFFSEKVETSSFVFAVAGADDEVVLETIRLALKQKLGKFLLFGKNEDKTLTANEEVTWIQADTAEEVAQGAILAVKNKEADILVKGFIPTATLMHHVLKKENGLRTGNLLSQIAIFDIPTYHKPLLLTDCAMNVAPETKEKIAITENAVSTANKIGIWNPKIVLLSAVEEITDKMTSTVEANEVVNHFGDTLAIAGPLALDVAISKEAALHKGIKSSVAGEADILIAPNIETGNVLYKSLVYFAGARVGSAIVGAKVPIVISSRNDTPENKLASFILTVRMVGKR
- the buk gene encoding butyrate kinase, whose protein sequence is MSFDVLTINPGSTSTKLAVYQGDKLLFEETIRHGMQELANFNNVQEQFDFRWQVLRRVINAFGYAVENLDAVVGRGGLLRPVAGGTYKVTEKMIADLEVNKYGEHASNLGAMLAKKLADSLDIPSFIVDPVVVDEMQPIARFSGNELIERKSIFHALNHKAAGRKIAKQLGSDYEKMNFVIAHLGGGISVAAHKQGKAVDVNNALDGDGPFSPERSGSLPMNDFLEACFSGNWTKRELHDLIVGRGGIISYLGTNSMLDVEAKVQAGDEKAVDVFDAMAYQVSKEIGACSVVLKGKVDAIILTGGLARSKLFTNKVIEQTSWITNVIIEPGEDELEALNSGVQRVLAGIEKEKAY